The Streptomyces sp. cg36 genomic interval CACGACGCGCCGCCGCTACGCGGCGGAAATATGCTGCGCTCCGCGCAGCTAAATTCCGGCTCCGCCGGAATTCCTGCCAACTCCGTTGGCAGGGGCACGAATCGCTTCGCGATTCGGCCTGGCGGAATTCGCTCCGCGAATTCCTCGGTCTGGCTACGGGGTTAGGGATGCTCTGCGCTTCGGCTTTCCGAAAGTTTTCTTATACACCGTCATTTCTGTTTCTCTGGCACCGGGTTCACTTTACGGATTCCCGCACCCTGCATTGAAGAACATCGAACTCGCGCAAGAGAGCGAGTGAGGCCAGGGTCTCCCGGTACTCCCTTCCGGGAGGTCTTGTGGGCCACGTGGAAGAAGACCAACTGAGTAACATCCCCGGCCACTCTTTTCCCCATCCGCTGCCATTCTCCCGGCCGCCGTCCACCGACACCCTCCCCCTGCGCCGCCCACCGGATGAGACCATCGCCAGTGGTGGGGGCTTGCCGCGCGGGCTCACCCTCCACGGCTCAGGTCTGAGGTCCCCGGCGGGTGCCGGTCATGGCACTTTCGTTCTGCTGCAAAGGCATGGCCGCCAGGGTGCCGAGGGGGCGATGGTGGAGTAACCGTCCGGGCGGCAGGGGGCCCGGAAGCCGACTACGGGAGGAATACATCATGCCTGAGATGACCGGCGGAGCCGTGAAGGCCATCGTCCTGGCAGCAGCCATATCCGTACTGCCCGGCGTCCACGCCCACGCCCAGAGCCCCCAACCGCCCACGGCTACCACCCAGGTCGGAGTCGTGACACCGGATGCCACGGCCATCGAGTACGGGCTCACCGCTCTACCGCCGGCCCCGGCCACGCCCAACGCTGGCGGAAACTCCAACTGGCCCTAAACCGCCCCTCTTTCACGGGCCGATCTTGATCGGATACACCGGTCCGATGCGTGATCACTGACGTGCTAGCGGGACCGGACCGAGGCGCTGCAAGCGCCGATCCGGTCCGCGGGCGGCAGTGAGCCGGTCACCGCCCCACCCGCGAGGCCATCGCATGGACCTACCGGCGCCAACTCGACGCGGCAAGACCCGCCCACCCGACGAAGGGGGGTCCGGGCGGCGTGCGCAGGAGTCCTGAACGGCGCGCGGCACATGGTTCTGGCCGACTTGGATGATCAGGGGCATCTCGCGGGCGACCGCTGGCGTCCTACCGGGCCAGGAGCGGGGGGCGGGGTGCCTGGCGGGGGTGGTGTAGGCACCGATGAGGGCGTCTTCGGTCTCGCGGACCGTGGGTTGCGTCAGCGGCGCACGGCCGGCTCGGTGCCCGGGACGCGCCAGCCGCTTCCCTGATAGAGATCTTTGAATCTGGCTCTGGCCGCAGTTCCGGGAAGTAGAGGCCGGCCCCTGCCGCAGTCCGGTCGCTTGAGGAAGCGTGGCTGGGTTAGAACGCAACGGCCGACAGGTCGGTGGCGACCTCCACAGCCTGGTAGCCGTAGGTGTCCGCCGCGTCGACGCGCAGCATGAGACAGAATCGGTCGAGGGACTGGATTTCCCTGACGAGGCGCTTGTAGTCGTGTTTGAGCAGGTGTACTGCCGCGCGGTTGGCGATCGCCGACTGTCCCATGATCATGAGGACCGGCTGTGCGGACTGTCGTGGGGTGAACTTTGCGACCAGCGCATGGTCTGTTCGACCGTAGGTGTGGGGGAAGCACTCAGCACCGACGCTGAAGTCGCCACGTGGATTGACCTTCACACCGGGCAGGTGCCTGGCCAGGTACTCGACGTTGCGTCGGTTCGATCCCAGGCCACCGATGCTGAGTTCGGTGCGGTCCCCGTTCAGCTCCGGTGCGTCTGCGGCAACGAGAGAGAACGCGCACCCTGCCTCCTCCGCGAGCATGGCCAGTTCGATGATCGCGTAGACGTCACTGTGCTCGGTGACGGCGGGCATCTGCCAGTGGCTGTTCAGGATGATGACGCACGGTAGGCCGGGGCGCAGACCAAGCAGGGCCTGCTTCTGGTGCAGGGCGCGAGCGGTGCTGACACGCTTCCAGGCCCAGACGGATCCGCCGCTGACGACGCTCGTGATCAGCCCGATCACGACATTCAGCACTGCATCCGACACGGAGCCCCCGCCCTCGTCACCGCACCATGACCTGATGGCCGGTTGGCCAGCCTACTGATCGACGGTCTGTCACGCGTGATGATTCGGCGACTCACCACGCGTCGGCAACTGCTTGTCCGGCGTCCACCGTCAGCTCCCGCGCCGAGAATCGGGCACCGGGATCCCCCGGACCGCCTCGACCGTCCCCTCGCGGAGCTCCGCCAGAGGCGGCGCACGACGCCATGACCGCATCGCAGATCCGGCACGCGTCCCGGTGAACTGGCCTTTCATGAAATCGCGGCCAGAACCAAAGCCCGGGTCCTCACCACCCCGCCCGTCCGTTACTCAGGTCTCCCCCGGCCACCGGTCGGGAAGTCGAGTGGGAAGCGTCGGGTGAACCGTCCGCGGCTGGCTCCCTGTTGCCGTGGGTGAGCCGGGGCTTGTCCGGGAACGTGGTGGTGGGCGGGCCGATGACGGGGAGGGGTTATGGGGGCGGGCACGGTTGCGGTGCTGGTGGCCGGTATCGGGGTGCTGGGTACGCTGCTGGCGCCGTTGGCCACAGCGTGGGTGGGGGCGCGGTCGCGGTCGCAGGAGGCCGTATTGCGGCGGCTGGCCGATGACGACGTGCGGCGCCACGAGGCGGCGGCAGCCGACCTGGAGCGTCGGCGGGCGACCTACATCGCCCTCAACACCAGCGCCCGTCTGTGGCGGATACACCTGATGGAGGACCTGAACCGCCACCCCCACCCAGGGGGGCCGTCCCCGCAGACGGAGGAGGCCCGGCTCTCCTTCCAGAACGACTTCGCGCAGGCACAGATGCTCGTCCCCGACGGCGTCCTGGATGCCGCCAACCGCGTACGGGTCGCCCTGGCCGACGCCCACAAACAATTCAGGCAACTCGGCGACGCACCGGCCGCCGACGCCGCTGCCGCGGGTGAGGAGCTGCGGGCGTTCCTGCTGCACCTGTGGGACGACATCACCCAGATGCAGGCCATCATGCGCAAGGACCTCGGCGTCGGATCCGGCATCCCCGTCCCCTCGGAACGGCCGGAAGCGCACCCGCCCCCCAGAGCCTGACGGGCAGCTGAACCCGACAGAGCCAGCGAGCGGCGGCCGAAGATCCGGTAGGCCCAGCCACCCGTACCGCTGCAACACCACGACCGCGCAAAGAGCCCCGGGACGCATGGAGCGCAGCCGGCCGGCCACATCGTCCACCTTCAGGCGCAGTCCCCGGACGTGGGTGATGACGGCACGCCAGGGCTCGCAACGACGACCTGCGCAGAGCGCGCGGGCGGGCGCCGCTGCCCGTGAGGCTATGTGGGGGCGACGGCTTCGTTGCCCTGCTCGACGGCGGACAGGACCCGGTCGTGGTAGTCCTCCAAGCCGCCCTCGGCAACCGCTCCCGGGCTGCCGGTCAGGACGTACCACTCCTCGGCCCCGGCGCACTGGACGATGACAGCGACCTGCTCCCCCGGGCTGGGGCACACCCCTCTGCTGCAGCGCCGCGCCGAGCCCGTCCCTCACATCGAGGGGGTGATCGCGAGCAATACGGAGCTGACGGTATGACAGTTGGCACCGGACGGTGCCGGGCCGCGCCCGTCGCCCAGCGGGTCGGCGCACGACATGATCCAGTGCAGCGTTCAGCCCCCACCCGGCGGCTTCGCGGGTTCAGCCCGCAGGAGCCGTCCGGCTCGCGGCCCGCGCGATGCGACGGCCGACCAGCCGCTCGGCATCCGCGAGCGGATACCAGGCCGCACCAGTCACCTCCGCCTCCTGGATCTCGCCCACCTCCGCACACTCCGTCGTGAAAGCGAATCCGAAGTCGAGGTGGTAATGCGCCAGCTCTCCCTTGCGCGGGCGCGCCGGAACGCGGCCGTACTCGACGTACGCGGCATCCGGGCCGGCCGGGACCACGGCTGCGGCATCGAGGCCGGTTCCCTCGCAGAGCTCCCGCACCGCCGCAGCCATCAGCGTGGTGTCGGGCGGCTCAAGATGGCTGCCGTTAGGAACAGTTCGCGTGTCTCAGCTCGCTTCCTGTCTCACTGGCCCCCGGGTTACGGGTGGTGGTTTTCCCAGAAGGGACTGCGGCAGTGTCCTACTGTCCCGTGAAGCCGTGGCGAGCTGTCGGTGCTGGCGCTCTCGCGCTTGGCAGTCAGGATGGCTGGACTTGGTCGAAGAGGGCGAGGGCTTCAGCGGGGTCCGGGCTCACAAGGCGTTCCAGACCAGCCGTCGTGATCTTCGACCACCTGTCGGCCCGTGCCCACATCTGTTCTTCGAAGGCGCGGGCTGCTGCAGGGTAGATGCCGAGTTTCAACTCGTACCAGTCACTCTCCTTCAGCCCTTCGTCGGAGTTGTCGAGCACGAGGCGGAACTCCGCCCAGCCGCCGCCCGCCTCTACCTCTGCCGGGACGTCTTCGAACGACCGCTGACGGCGGCGTCAGTCAGCGGGTGATCCAGGCGGCGACCGCGGTGGCGGTCTCCTCCGGGCTCCGGCCGCTCGTGGAGAACTCCAGGGGCAGCAGCGTCCGCAGTTCCGCAGCGTCAGCGTGAGCCTCCTCGATGTCCCGGAGTGCCCAGCCCCGAGCGGTGAGACGCGCGGTGCGGTCGGCATCGGCACAGTCCAACCGGGCCCAGACAGGCTCTGTGAGACCCTCAACACCGGCAGCGGCCTCGGCCCACTCCGCGGGCGTCAGAGGACACAGCAGGAGGACCGGGCTGCCTGCGCGCAGCAGCAAAGAGACCACTCGCGCCCACAGTCTGTTGTAGTGCGGCCACACCGCGCCCGCTGGCGAGGACGTGATGTCGATGCCCAGCAGGGTGCCGTCCTGGTCGGGCAGCTCGTCGAAATCGACCACGGCGAACGCGTGCCCCGCAGCTTGGGAGCGCAGGGTTGATTTACCCGCCCCGGGCGCACCCGTGATCACGTAGAGCTGCGGGCTGCGGGGTTGATCGGTGAGGGGCATGCTCCTCCAAGGTGGTGGGGCAGGGGGGTGTGGGGAGAGGCGCGGGACTCGCCGGCTGTCTTGCTTCCGGCTGTCGTTCAACGGTGGTGGAGCCATCCGGTGGTCTCCGCGACGGTGGCGGCGACGGCCTCAGGGGTGAGCTGCGTGGTGTCGAGGGTGTCGTCCGCGAAGGCCGCCTGGTCGAGGACGAGGTCGAGTTGACCTGCGCGGTCCAGGTGCCAGGGAAGGGACGCGGGATCGTGGTCGCCTTCGTGGCGGTGCCGCAGTCGAGTGTGCACGGTGTCGAGGGCCGCCGTCAGCCTGCACACCCGCAGGGGCAGGCTCAGGGCTTCTTGGAGGGCGTTGCGTTCCCCGGCGTTTTCCGCGACGCCTGCCAGCACGAGGTGTCGGGCGCCCGCTGCCCGGTGGTTGACCGCCACGGCTCGGAGGTTGGCCAGGAGCAGACGCTGCTGGAAGGGGTCGTCCTCGGGCGCGGGCCAGGCCCTGCACAGTCCGTCGAGATCGAGGACGGCGTGGGGGATGCCGGCGTCGGCCAGGAGGTCGCCGACGAGTTCGGCGGCCGTGGTCTTGCCGACGCCGACCGTGCCGGTGATCAGCAGGGCGCTGGGCTCGGGCGCGTAGGAGCGTGGGCGCGGATGGGGACGGTCGGTGGAGGGCACGGTGGTGTTTCTCCGGGTGTGGGGTGGTGGTTAGCGGATGACGGAGACGATGCGGCAGGTGGCTTCGGCGAGGTGGCGGTCGCCTTCGACGCGGGCGGAGGCGACCGCGGTCGCGGGCGTGATGCCCCTGGTGCACAGGCGCCAGGCGGTTTCGGGGTCGAGCTCTACCCTGGCGGCCGGGGAGGAGTCGGGTTTCGGGGCGAGGGACCAGCCGGTGTTGGTCGCGGTGTCGGTCCAGGTTCCTCCGGCCGGCCCGGTGACGTGCACGTGGATCTGGGTCCCGGGGTCGGCGTCGATGCCCCGCAGGGTGTGGGGCAGGGCGCGCATGAAGGTGGTCAGGACCACGGACAGGGTTCGGGGGTCGGGGTCGGTGGTCAGGCCGACGGCGTGGCGGATCTGTTGACGGTGGGTCCAGAACTCAGTGAGGTCGCGTGCCGTGTCGAGCCATCGTGGCGCCGGATCGGCGCCGGCCCAAGACACTCCCAGTGAGGGCGTGGCGGGGTCCGTCGTCTCGTAGAAGCGGGCCGTCTGGGCACCGATCAGGTCGACCATGTCGGTGAGCGCGGCCGGGCTCACCCCGCGGTGGGCCTGGACCCATTCGTCGTTGATGCGGTGGATGAACCTCTCCAGCGTCTCGCCCGGTGCGAACCGGGGGCCGCCAGCCTCCGCCCCGGCCACGCAGTCAGCGGCCAGTCCGACGGCGACCGTGACCGCCGAGCAGGCCCACGGAACGCGCAGTGTCACGGCCTCGGGCCGCCTTTCGGCCGGCGCCACCTCGACGAGGGCCCGGGCGGGCCGTCCGGCTGTGGCCGGACACGGCTCGCCGGTCGCGGTCAGCGTGAGCGCTGCCCGGTGACGAGGCGGTAGATCAGGAGCACGATCACCGAGCCGACGATCGCGGCGATCCACGTCGAGAGGTGGAAGAAGCCGTTGATGGAGTGCACACCGAAGATCACCTTGCCGAGCCAGCCGCCGAGCAGACCGCCGACGATGCCGATCAGCATCGTCACGAGGCAGCCGCCCGGGTCCTTGCCGGGCGTGAGTGCCTTGGCGATGGCGCCCGCGATGAGGCCGATGAGAATCCAGGCGATGATGCCCACGGTATGCGTCCTCTGCTATAGGTGGTGCGGTGGAGGGCCTCACGGTGGTTCCGCGGGCTCTGCGCCGGAAGCTCCACGCGGACAACCGGCGACATACGGATATCCGCTCGGCAGCAGTCCACACGGGACTAAGGTCCCCTTTCCTTCGGCTGGCCCACACCTCCCCCAGCACCCTCCCGAGGCCCATCCATCCCATGGCGGGTTCGGCGACTGCCCCACCCTGGCTGACTATTGGTACAGGTTCGGAGAAGCCCCAAAGCCTTGGATGAGCCGGCATCGGCTCCCGCTCCCGCCCGCGGCGGACAGCACGGTCATGGCCCGCCCGTCCGAACCCGCAGGTGCACTGGTCGCCGGGCGATCTGAGCCACGCGCGCAGAACTCCGCGCCAGAAGCGTTGAGGCGCTGGGCAGTGCGATCCTCGTGAAGTAGCCAGCGAGGGAGTTGAGGATCTCGCCGGAGGTCGTCATCCAGGAGCCCCGGCGGCTCTTGGCCCGGCTGGGCGCAGTTCGACGGCGCGCTCACCTCGGTCGCCGTGGCCCGTAACGCGGACGGCCGGCTGGAGCTGTTCGGCACCGATCACACTGAGGGTGTAGGGGACCGCTGACAGACAACTCCCAACAGCCGTTTTGACAACTGGGTGAAACTCGACGGCGAGCTGACCCAGGTCGCCGCTCAGACGAAGCAGGGGAGGTAACGCCCGCCATGCACAGCCGGAAACAGTCCCTAGATGATCGCGGCGAACAGCGTCTCCTCCGGCGTGTCCGGTGTTCCGCCACCCTGCGGCCGCACCTTCGAGGGCGGGATCAGCGGCTTCGCGATCTCCCACAGCCCGTCCGGCACGATCCACCTCGACGGAACAAATGGGAAGTGACCGTGCACGCGCACGGCCGTCAGACGGTACCCCATCCCCGGCAGCTCGGCCGCGGCGGCCAGGGCAGCGCCCTCACTCGGCAGGCTCAGCGTGTACTGGACTCCCCAAGCGGGAGGTACCGTAGTCATCAGCTGCACCGCCAGGTGAACCTCGCCCGCTCAAAACGCGCCGCTCGGCCAGATCCTGTGTCATGCGCCCGATCGTCCACGGCGCCACTGACAGTGACCGCGGCGCCCCTCCCGCGACAGCGCGCGCCTCATGCCCCTGATCGCCGGGCGGACTCTCGGCCAGCCCGGAGTGGCGTCGTGTCCGTACGTTGTCGAACTCCGTGCCATCGTTCTCTCGTTTTACCGCGCCCCTGGGCAGCGCACGTCATCGAGCGGATCGGCTGCATGAAGACCATGATCTCCAGCAATCCCTCCGACGCTGGCGCATGTGTCTCACGTGTTGCCCCTGACGGGCTGCCGACGTGCATGGGCGCGCCCCCGGTCCTGACGGGGGGCGCGCCCAGGGCGCGTCGGGGGGTCGCTATCAGGCTCCGGCGCAGTTGGTGAAGGTCGCCTTGGTGCGGGCGCTGTAGATGCTTGCTCCGCCGTTGGCGTCGTACTTGAGGGGTACCGTGATGGTGTCGTCGGCGGTCCACGGGAAGCCCTGGGTGTCGAAGGTCCAGGTGCCGGTGGCCTTCGTCGCCAGCTCCGACAGCGTGACCCAGCCGTACTGGCGCGGGGGCACGCTCACGGTGAGCTTGTTGCCCATTTCCTGCTTGAGGTCCACGGTGGTTGCGCCGTTGACCTCGGCGGTGACATCGAGTTTGAGGCCGATGAGGTCGCTGCCGACGGTCAGGCTTCCGCCCAGTTTGAAGCCGATGGTGTTGGTCCACCCTGTGGAGGTGTTCAGCGAGAACTCCCACGGGATCGTGGTCGAGGTGTCGTTGAACCAGATCGGGGAGACACACGTCTCCGGCAGGGTGAACGGCGGTGTCTGGGTGGTCGTGGACCACGAGCAGTTCGAGGTGTCCTTGGCGCACCTGGCGGCCGCGTAGTCCACGGCGGTGTTCCATGCCGTCTGGTAGACCTCAGCGGGCACTGTCCACTGCTGGTAGGGCGTGCTGTCGCAGCGGTAGGTGTATGCGAAGTTGTCGGTGTTGGGGGGGATCTGGACGGTCAGGCAGGAGTTGTCGCCGACCTGACGGAGCCTGAACGCCTTTTTTGCCGACCCGGAAATGGGCTGGAAGTACCATTTCTCGGTCGCGCGCCCGTCACAGGGCTGTTGCCTCAGTTGGTAGCCAGTGGTGGTCAGGTCCATGCACTTGCCGGTGGTGGTGTTGACGATGGCGAACCCCGAGCCGAGGCTGGTGCCCGTGTTGATGCGCCACCCAGTGGCAGATCCCGGTGCCGGGTTGACGGAGATCGCAGCGTTGTCGTCGTAGCTGCCGCCCTGGACGTCCAGCAGCTTTCCGTTGCTGACGTTGGTGAACGTCAGCTGGATGAGCGCCGTGGCCGACGGGCCGCCCTCCTCGCGTGCGGCAGCGGGGGACGTCATGGCCCCTAATGCTGCGCCGAATACCGCCGCGATGACGGTTGCTCTCCTCCAGAAGGCCCGTCTGTGTCTCGATGGTTCAGTTGTCACCAGTGAGATCCTTTCGTAGTGCGCATGCCAGAGGAATGACTGTTCATTCCTTGGATCAGTAATCCGACTCGAACACCACGAAGTGTTCCTCGTCCGCATACGGTCTGAGGTAGCGCCAGTGCTCGCGCCTGAATGACGTCACGGGGAGCACCTGCAGGTTCAGGCCGCCTGACATGGCCAGGCGGAACCCGCCGAAGGGATCGGCTTGCGCGTGCTCGACCACCGGGTTGTCCCGCTCGATCCGTGCGCGGACCTCCTCGATGCGGTGGTCGAGGAGGTTCGCGTCCTGGCGGTCCCAGTCGAAGGGGTCGTCGCTGGAACTGGGGCGGTCGGCCGGGTAGTAGACGTCCTGGGAGCCCATCAGCACCGCGGTGTTGTCGCTGAGGCGGAAGGGACATTGCAGGTGCAGTGCGTGTTCGTGGACGATGCGGGTCGACCCGTCGGGTCCTGCGACGTGGCGTGGCTCGCCGAAGGAGAACCACGCCAGGTCAGAGGCCCTTCCCACGTCGCGCAACGGCGATCCCACGAGCCGGTGCAGGGCAGTGAGGACAGCGTCCTGGGTCATCTCGCTCATTCCGTCCTCAATGACCGTTCGCCTCGGTGTCCGGGGATGGCTAGTGCTTGCCGAACATGGACTTCGTCTCGTCGACGATGTCGTGGTAGTCGTATCCCTGGCCGGTGATGGAGTCGTGAACCTGTCGGCGCTCGTCCTTCGACAGTGTCCTTCCGATCTCGCGCTCGGCCTGCCGGATCGCATCGTCGAATGACTTGTTCTGCCTCTGGTTTCCCCGGGGGGTATGGTATCCGTCGTCGTTGCCACTGGGGGCTCTGCGGGCGCAGTTGTGGACCAGGAGCGGGCTGGACCCGGCCGCCACGTAGTAGGTGTGGATCTGGCCGATGGTGAGGTTGTAGACGGTTTGGCCGTTGACCTCGCCGCGGTCGTGGACTTCGGTGACCCGCACGGCTGCCGAGCCGGGACCGCTGCGGACGAGGTCACCGGTCTTGATGTCCCCGGCGTCCACCCAGCCGCGGCCCTGGATCCAGATGGGGTGTCCGGCGGTGGCGGTGAACGTCGTCGGTTGCGGACCTTCGAGGCCGATGTCGATCAGGTGCTTGGTCCCGTGACCGGTGATGACGTCCGCGACGGGTTCGGCCGCGCTGTGACCGGTGGCGGGGTCGGTGGCCCGAACCCGGTCGCCCTCGTGGACCTCGCTGATCGGCTTGGTTGTGCCGTCTGCCATCACCACTTGGGTGTCGGGGGCGAAGGAGTTGGGGCCACAGGTCTTCTCGACTGCCTCGGCGGCCTTCTCGACGGTCGAGGCTTCCTTGCCGGCCGCCTTGGCCACGGTGCCGGCGAGCTTGCCGCCGGGGATCATGCCGAGTGCGTCCATGGCGGCGGCCTGTTTGTTGCCCTGTGCAAGCTGGCCTGCCACGGCCACCCCGGAGGCGACCGTGCCGACCGGCCCCGGCACGAAGGACACTACTTCGGCCGCGGTGGTGGCGACGCGCACTGCCGATTTCCAGCTGAAGGTCCCGGCGAGGTCAAGGCCGTTGATCGGGTCGGCGTTGACGTAGTCGTAGTCGTTGGCCGATCCGCCCGCAACCGGGTCGACTTGCAGGAATCGGCCCAGGGCCGGCAGGTAGACTCGGGCGCCCATCTCGATGGCCTGCTGTCCGGCCAGGTGCTCGACCGGGCGCTCGTGCTGGCCCAGCCAGCCGAAGTCCAGGCCGCCCACGGCGGTGGCGGGGATCGGGATGTCGGTGAACGCGCCGGTGGTGGGGTCGATGTTCTGGCCGAACGGGTCGTAGAGGTGGATGTCTCCGGTGCGGGCGGCGGTGCCGTCGGCGGTGAACAGCACGTCGCCGTGGATGTTGGGGTAGGCCCAGCTGGTGGTGGCAGCCTGGTTGTAGTTCTTCGTCAGCAGTACCCCGCCGGGCAGCGGCACGATCCGCTGCAGCAGGCCGCCGTCCTTGTCCAGGATGAGGTCGGCATCGTCGTGTTTGGAGCTGTAGGAGTAGCGGGTGCTGCCGTTCTTCGACGCGTCGCTGGCGCCGGTGACCGTGCGGGCGGTCAGCCGGTCGGCCGGGTCCCTGGTGTACGAGATTGCGGTTCCGGACGCGGTCTTGGTCTGGATGTGGCGCCGGGTGGAGTCGTAGCCCAGGGTGTCGCCCCCGAGCGTGACCGTGTCCCCGTGCGAGTCGTATGTGGCGGCCAGCGCGAGGCCGCCGCTGGTGGAGGTGAGCCGGTCGGCGCCGTCGTAGCAGTAGCTGGTGGTGACCGGCGGGGCGCCGTTGAGGCTGTCGGTGGACGTGGTGCGGTTGGTGTTCAGCCCGGCCGCCTTCGCTGTCCCGCAGCCGTCGGTCGGATCGAACCGGTAGGTGAGTTGGTGGTGCGGGACGGTCGCCGCGACGAGCCGGCCCACCGTGTCGTAGGTGTAGGAGTAGCTCGCGGCGGGCTTCCCGCCTTCGGTCACCGCGTCGTCGGTGACGCGGTTGTCGCGGGAGCGGGTCACTGTGTCGACCACGGTGGACGCCGCAGTC includes:
- a CDS encoding GlsB/YeaQ/YmgE family stress response membrane protein — its product is MGIIAWILIGLIAGAIAKALTPGKDPGGCLVTMLIGIVGGLLGGWLGKVIFGVHSINGFFHLSTWIAAIVGSVIVLLIYRLVTGQRSR
- a CDS encoding ricin-type beta-trefoil lectin domain protein translates to MTSPAAAREEGGPSATALIQLTFTNVSNGKLLDVQGGSYDDNAAISVNPAPGSATGWRINTGTSLGSGFAIVNTTTGKCMDLTTTGYQLRQQPCDGRATEKWYFQPISGSAKKAFRLRQVGDNSCLTVQIPPNTDNFAYTYRCDSTPYQQWTVPAEVYQTAWNTAVDYAAARCAKDTSNCSWSTTTQTPPFTLPETCVSPIWFNDTSTTIPWEFSLNTSTGWTNTIGFKLGGSLTVGSDLIGLKLDVTAEVNGATTVDLKQEMGNKLTVSVPPRQYGWVTLSELATKATGTWTFDTQGFPWTADDTITVPLKYDANGGASIYSARTKATFTNCAGA